Proteins encoded within one genomic window of Bacillus thuringiensis:
- a CDS encoding S66 family peptidase, translated as MLLPKSLKYGDTIGIYSPSSPVTYTSPKRFERAKSYLQQKGFHILEGSLTGRYDYYRSGSIQERAEELNALIRNPNVSCIMSTIGGLNSNSLLPYIDYDTFQNNPKIMIGYSDATALLLGIYAKTGIPTFYGPALVPSFGEFQPFVDDTYKYFAETLLHDQALPYNIKQPLFWSDEFINWEEKTKEKELRPNNWISVTNGQATGRIIGGNLNTIQGIWGSSFMPCIQEGDILFIEDSSKDAATIERSFSLLKINGVFDKISGIILGKHEQFDDCGSNRKPYEILLEVLQNQRIPLLADFDCCHTHPMITIPIGVQVKMDATKKTIHILEKWKI; from the coding sequence ATGCTACTTCCAAAATCATTAAAATACGGAGACACAATTGGGATCTACTCACCTTCTTCTCCAGTAACCTACACTTCTCCCAAAAGATTTGAACGAGCAAAATCTTACTTACAACAGAAAGGATTTCATATATTAGAAGGTTCACTAACAGGTCGATATGATTATTATCGTTCGGGTAGTATACAAGAGCGTGCTGAGGAACTGAATGCTTTAATAAGAAATCCTAATGTATCCTGTATTATGTCAACAATTGGCGGTCTAAATTCTAATTCCTTATTACCTTATATTGATTATGATACTTTTCAAAATAACCCTAAAATAATGATTGGCTATTCAGATGCAACAGCTTTATTACTAGGAATTTATGCAAAAACAGGAATCCCTACATTTTACGGTCCGGCACTCGTTCCCTCCTTTGGAGAATTCCAGCCTTTTGTAGATGATACATACAAATATTTTGCCGAAACATTACTGCATGATCAAGCGCTTCCTTACAACATAAAACAACCTTTATTTTGGTCAGACGAATTTATTAATTGGGAAGAGAAAACGAAAGAAAAAGAACTTAGACCAAATAATTGGATTTCCGTAACAAATGGACAAGCTACTGGACGGATAATTGGCGGCAACTTAAATACAATACAAGGAATTTGGGGTAGCTCTTTTATGCCGTGTATTCAAGAAGGAGATATTCTATTTATTGAGGATAGCTCAAAAGATGCAGCTACTATTGAAAGAAGCTTTTCATTACTTAAAATTAACGGTGTATTTGATAAAATTTCAGGTATTATTCTTGGAAAGCATGAGCAATTTGATGATTGTGGTTCAAATCGCAAACCTTACGAAATACTATTAGAAGTACTGCAAAACCAAAGAATTCCTTTACTAGCTGACTTTGATTGCTGTCATACCCATCCGATGATCACTATACCTATAGGTGTTCAAGTGAAAATGGATGCAACTAAAAAAACAATACATATTTTAGAAAAATGGAAGATATAA
- a CDS encoding D-alanyl-D-alanine carboxypeptidase family protein has product MKQLKWGRVTILLVIILGVCWFLFQGTQKSTASVEGPPLQVAELPETGLTEKVVPPKYIPPEIDAKAAMIIDASDGDIIYQYNENEAFAPASMSKMMTAYLLLENVHNGKVRWEDPVKMSAKAAQTEGARIPVQVNDTLTVKDLFHALMIESANNSAVALAEHMAKTEKDFVQLMNAKAKQLKMSDYAKFANASGLQEPDGSETKMTAADVANLAYHLIKDYPEILEVTHLRQSQLAFNNINVISTNDMLNKNNKALYIEGIDGLKTGFTDSAGYCFTGTAKQGDTRIITVVMGTKGKTKRFTETNKLMSYAFGLVK; this is encoded by the coding sequence ATGAAGCAGTTAAAATGGGGAAGGGTAACGATCCTATTAGTTATTATTTTAGGGGTATGTTGGTTCTTATTCCAAGGAACTCAAAAGAGTACAGCAAGTGTAGAGGGACCACCTTTACAAGTGGCAGAACTACCTGAAACAGGATTAACTGAAAAAGTAGTACCACCAAAGTACATACCACCGGAAATTGATGCAAAAGCAGCTATGATTATTGATGCGAGTGATGGAGATATTATTTATCAATATAATGAAAATGAAGCTTTTGCACCAGCTAGCATGTCAAAGATGATGACAGCGTACCTTTTATTAGAAAATGTACATAATGGGAAAGTTCGCTGGGAAGATCCGGTGAAAATGAGTGCGAAAGCGGCACAAACAGAAGGTGCGAGAATCCCAGTTCAAGTGAATGACACATTGACTGTTAAAGATCTGTTCCATGCATTAATGATTGAATCAGCAAATAATTCGGCTGTGGCGTTAGCGGAACATATGGCAAAAACGGAGAAAGATTTCGTTCAACTTATGAATGCAAAAGCGAAACAGTTAAAAATGTCGGATTATGCTAAATTCGCAAATGCATCAGGACTACAGGAACCTGATGGAAGTGAGACGAAGATGACAGCTGCTGATGTAGCAAACTTGGCATATCATCTTATAAAAGATTATCCAGAAATATTAGAAGTGACTCACTTACGTCAAAGTCAGTTAGCATTTAATAATATTAATGTTATAAGTACAAATGATATGTTAAACAAAAATAATAAAGCTTTATATATAGAAGGAATAGACGGATTAAAAACAGGATTCACAGATAGCGCAGGGTATTGTTTCACGGGAACAGCAAAACAAGGGGATACTCGTATTATTACAGTTGTAATGGGAACGAAAGGTAAAACGAAGCGTTTTACAGAGACAAATAAGCTAATGTCTTATGCATTTGGCTTAGTTAAGTAA
- a CDS encoding nitroreductase family protein produces MMAKDFYSAIEDRRSIYAISKEQVVSDEKIQEVIYHAVKHTPSAFNSQSARVVVLLGEQHDKLWDITKETLRKIVPENNFASTEEKMNAFKSGYGTVLYFEDSQVVEELQENFSLYKENFPIWSQQSSGMLQFAIWTALEIEGFGTTLQHYNPLIDEEVRKEWEVPESWKLTAQMPFGKPVVPAGEKEYQPLENRVKIYK; encoded by the coding sequence ATGATGGCAAAAGATTTTTACTCAGCAATTGAAGACCGAAGATCTATCTATGCGATTAGTAAAGAGCAAGTAGTTTCTGATGAAAAAATTCAAGAAGTGATTTATCATGCTGTAAAACATACACCTTCAGCTTTTAACTCTCAGAGCGCTCGCGTTGTCGTCTTGCTAGGAGAACAACATGATAAGTTATGGGATATTACGAAAGAAACGTTACGAAAAATTGTACCTGAAAATAACTTTGCATCTACTGAAGAAAAAATGAATGCATTTAAAAGTGGTTATGGAACGGTTCTATACTTTGAAGATAGTCAAGTGGTGGAAGAACTGCAAGAAAACTTTTCATTATACAAAGAGAACTTTCCAATTTGGTCTCAGCAATCCTCAGGAATGTTACAATTTGCAATTTGGACAGCTTTAGAAATCGAAGGATTTGGTACTACATTGCAGCATTACAATCCATTAATTGATGAAGAAGTGAGAAAAGAATGGGAAGTTCCAGAAAGCTGGAAGCTTACTGCGCAAATGCCGTTTGGTAAACCAGTGGTACCTGCAGGTGAAAAAGAATACCAACCATTAGAAAACCGTGTGAAAATTTACAAATAA
- the entFM gene encoding enterotoxin EntFM, translating into MKKVIAGLAAASVVGVAVPGMDSAQAQVSNEALKEINGQTQTQTTVTETKTVETKSDLKYTVTADVLNVRSGAGTGHNVISKVKSGQVLQVIGQENGWFKVTVNGQTGYVSGDFVTTGGKTGTTVQQGTGTYTVNVSSLNVRTGPSTSHTVLGSVNKGKTVQVVGEVQDWFKINFNGGTGYVSKDFVTKGGSAVSNQTQQPTTNNNTTTVQTGGSYVVNTGALKVRTGPATYNAVIGGVTNGTVLNVTGAENGWYKINHNGRTGYVSADFVKFVKGGVNNVTNNNNVTNNVQQPGKDVQKPTTGGDTSSIAGFARSLNGSPYRTAGTTPAGFDCSGFIHYVLNQTGHKGARQTVAGYWSSKTKTSNPQPGDLVYFQNTYKSGPSHMGVYLGNGQFISAETDATGVRISSVSNSYWSKHMLGYTKAY; encoded by the coding sequence ATGAAAAAAGTAATTGCAGGTTTAGCAGCAGCTTCTGTAGTAGGTGTTGCAGTTCCAGGTATGGATTCTGCTCAAGCACAAGTTTCAAACGAAGCGCTAAAAGAAATTAATGGACAAACTCAAACTCAAACGACTGTAACTGAAACAAAAACTGTAGAAACAAAATCTGATTTAAAATACACAGTAACTGCTGATGTATTAAATGTTCGTTCAGGTGCTGGTACAGGACATAACGTGATTTCTAAAGTAAAATCAGGTCAAGTACTACAAGTAATTGGACAAGAAAACGGTTGGTTCAAAGTAACTGTAAACGGTCAAACTGGTTATGTAAGTGGTGACTTCGTAACGACTGGTGGTAAAACAGGAACTACTGTTCAACAAGGAACTGGTACTTACACAGTAAACGTTTCTTCACTTAACGTACGTACAGGCCCAAGTACATCTCATACAGTATTAGGCTCTGTAAATAAAGGTAAAACAGTACAAGTTGTTGGTGAAGTACAAGATTGGTTTAAAATCAACTTCAATGGTGGAACTGGATACGTAAGCAAAGACTTCGTAACAAAAGGTGGTTCTGCTGTATCTAACCAAACACAACAACCAACTACAAACAACAATACTACTACAGTTCAAACTGGTGGTTCTTATGTTGTTAACACTGGTGCTTTAAAAGTACGTACAGGCCCAGCTACATACAACGCTGTAATCGGTGGTGTAACAAACGGTACAGTATTAAACGTTACTGGCGCTGAAAATGGTTGGTACAAAATTAACCATAACGGCCGCACAGGTTACGTAAGTGCAGACTTCGTTAAGTTTGTAAAAGGCGGAGTAAACAACGTTACAAATAACAATAACGTTACAAATAACGTTCAACAACCAGGTAAAGACGTACAAAAACCAACAACAGGTGGAGATACATCTTCAATCGCTGGATTCGCTAGATCTTTAAATGGTTCACCATACAGAACTGCTGGTACAACACCTGCTGGTTTTGACTGCAGTGGATTCATTCACTACGTATTAAATCAAACTGGTCATAAAGGCGCTCGTCAAACAGTTGCTGGATACTGGAGCTCTAAAACAAAAACTAGCAATCCACAACCAGGTGATTTAGTATACTTCCAAAATACTTATAAATCAGGTCCTTCTCACATGGGCGTTTACTTAGGAAACGGTCAGTTCATTAGTGCAGAAACTGATGCAACTGGTGTACGTATTAGTTCTGTAAGTAACTCTTACTGGAGCAAGCACATGTTAGGTTACACAAAAGCATACTAA
- a CDS encoding alpha/beta fold hydrolase — MQTNIHSEKETIIFIHGLVGNRRAFKKEHKRFSASYNIITYDLLGHGDDKGEAIEFSLQRLVDQLLNLYEKEGIQKAHICALSYGCYISTIFAQMHPEKVLSICHIGGHYNNPSLLYNVFQKFWEKRGDDYSKWLSQYANTIFPSGILKANPFAVISRNIYYRFGLQLHSSIIAQSLRHRLEFDLKSKLKSLPHPILWVMGEHDHLYKSCLFDLKSILPNVLYKEIPLAGHAANLFRPNYFHDLYARFLNGKLQ, encoded by the coding sequence TTGCAAACAAATATACATTCCGAAAAGGAAACAATCATTTTTATTCATGGATTAGTCGGCAATCGTCGCGCCTTCAAAAAAGAGCATAAACGATTTTCCGCCTCTTACAACATTATTACTTATGACTTATTAGGTCACGGTGATGACAAAGGAGAAGCTATCGAATTTTCATTACAGCGTCTCGTGGACCAATTATTGAACTTATACGAAAAAGAAGGCATTCAAAAAGCTCATATTTGCGCTTTAAGCTACGGCTGTTATATCTCTACCATTTTTGCACAAATGCACCCAGAAAAAGTATTAAGCATTTGTCATATTGGTGGACATTATAATAATCCTTCCCTTTTATATAACGTATTTCAAAAGTTTTGGGAGAAGCGAGGAGACGATTACTCTAAATGGCTCTCTCAATACGCAAATACCATTTTTCCAAGTGGCATACTAAAAGCAAATCCGTTCGCAGTCATTTCAAGAAATATTTATTACCGTTTCGGATTGCAATTACACTCATCAATTATTGCCCAATCATTACGACACCGTTTAGAATTCGATTTAAAATCTAAATTAAAATCACTTCCCCACCCTATTCTATGGGTAATGGGCGAACATGATCATCTCTATAAATCTTGTCTTTTTGATTTAAAGTCTATTCTCCCTAACGTTTTATATAAAGAAATACCGTTAGCAGGTCATGCAGCAAACTTATTTCGCCCCAACTACTTTCATGATCTATACGCTCGATTTTTAAATGGGAAGTTACAGTGA
- a CDS encoding ABC transporter ATP-binding protein: protein MEVRNETKKKGNWRQFLRLMQDTNPPKGILVFALLMSLLSTGASLFIPMLTKGLVDNFSLSSISTGQIVGLVAFFIMQTVAAGLSIYLLNYIGQKIVAGLRERLWKKVLILPVSYYDQNRTGDTISRMTNDTGVVKTLISEHLSNLLTGGISIVGSLIVLFVLDWKMTLLLLTVIPLSVLILVPLGRKMYKISKALQDETASFTSVLTQVLSEIRLVKSSNTEKREYETGNTGIQKLLQFGLKEGKVQALISPVMSFVLMALLVIIVGYGGMRVSSGALTTGELVAFILYLVQIIMPMSQLSMFFTQFQKAIGATERINTILEYEVEDHETGVKVTNAKQPIVLENVHFEYNEEEQVLKNIDFTIESGKVTAIVGPSGSGKTTLFSLLERFYEPTSGAIKLGKDSITNYSLQSWRRQIGYVSQDSPLIDGTIRDNICYGVEGEVTDEEIEKVAAMAYVDAFIHDLPNGYATEVGERGVKLSGGQRQRIAIARALLRNPQILMLDEATSSLDSKSESVVQKALNNLMKGRTTLVIAHRLSTVVDADKIIFIEKGNLTGSGTHDELLRTHDMYREFATQQLKIKEGAL, encoded by the coding sequence ATGGAAGTTAGAAATGAGACAAAGAAAAAAGGGAACTGGAGGCAGTTTTTACGCCTTATGCAAGATACAAATCCTCCGAAAGGGATTCTTGTTTTTGCGTTATTAATGAGTTTGCTTTCTACGGGAGCAAGTTTATTTATTCCGATGTTAACAAAAGGATTAGTAGATAATTTTTCACTTTCGTCAATTAGTACAGGACAAATTGTTGGGCTAGTTGCATTCTTTATTATGCAAACGGTAGCTGCAGGATTATCTATATATTTACTAAATTATATAGGACAGAAGATTGTAGCTGGACTGAGAGAACGTTTGTGGAAAAAGGTGCTTATATTGCCAGTATCTTATTATGATCAAAATAGAACAGGCGATACAATTAGCCGAATGACAAATGATACAGGAGTTGTGAAAACATTAATTTCTGAGCATTTGTCAAACTTATTAACAGGTGGTATTTCAATCGTCGGATCATTAATTGTACTTTTCGTTTTAGATTGGAAAATGACACTTTTACTTTTAACGGTTATCCCATTATCAGTACTAATTTTAGTTCCACTCGGACGAAAAATGTATAAGATTTCAAAAGCACTTCAAGATGAAACAGCTTCTTTTACAAGTGTGCTAACGCAAGTATTATCAGAAATTCGTTTAGTGAAATCTTCAAATACAGAAAAAAGAGAATATGAAACAGGCAATACAGGTATACAAAAGTTATTGCAATTTGGTTTGAAAGAGGGAAAAGTGCAAGCGTTAATTTCACCAGTTATGTCGTTTGTTTTAATGGCATTACTTGTTATTATCGTAGGGTATGGTGGAATGCGTGTTTCTAGCGGTGCATTAACAACGGGTGAACTTGTAGCGTTTATTTTATATTTAGTTCAAATTATTATGCCGATGAGTCAATTATCTATGTTCTTTACACAATTCCAAAAGGCAATTGGTGCAACGGAAAGAATTAATACGATATTAGAATATGAAGTAGAAGACCATGAAACTGGTGTGAAAGTTACAAATGCTAAACAACCAATTGTTCTTGAAAATGTACATTTCGAGTATAACGAAGAAGAGCAAGTCTTAAAAAATATTGATTTCACAATTGAATCAGGAAAAGTAACAGCGATTGTAGGGCCAAGTGGTAGCGGGAAAACGACGTTATTCTCATTATTAGAACGTTTTTATGAGCCAACTAGCGGTGCCATTAAATTAGGAAAAGACTCAATTACGAACTATTCATTACAGTCATGGCGACGTCAAATTGGTTACGTTTCACAAGATAGTCCGTTAATCGATGGAACGATTCGTGATAATATTTGTTACGGTGTTGAGGGCGAAGTGACAGATGAAGAAATTGAAAAAGTAGCAGCGATGGCATATGTTGATGCATTTATTCATGATTTACCGAACGGATATGCAACAGAAGTTGGAGAACGTGGTGTGAAGCTTTCCGGAGGACAAAGACAGCGAATTGCCATTGCCCGAGCATTACTTCGAAATCCACAAATTCTTATGTTAGATGAGGCAACTTCAAGTTTAGATAGTAAATCAGAGTCTGTCGTTCAAAAGGCATTAAATAACTTAATGAAAGGCAGAACAACGTTAGTTATTGCACATAGGCTTTCTACAGTTGTAGATGCAGATAAAATTATCTTTATTGAAAAAGGGAACCTTACAGGAAGTGGTACGCACGATGAATTATTACGTACACATGACATGTATCGTGAGTTTGCAACGCAGCAATTGAAAATTAAAGAGGGTGCATTATAA
- a CDS encoding RNA-guided endonuclease TnpB family protein has product MAKQNKAYKFRLYPTEEQAHLIRKTFGCVRFVYNKMLAERKEVYEKYKGNKEELKKQKFPTPAKYKTEYEWLKEVDSLALANAQLNLQTAYKNFFSGQSDFPTFKSKKSRKSYTTNRVNGNIMLFHGYIKLSKLKMVKLKQHRKIPPKHIIKSCTISMTPTGKYYVSILTEYEKEIVQKEVQTVVGLDFAMAELYVSSEDEKANYPRFYRQMLEKLAKAQRVLARRVKGSERWNKQRIRVAKLHEKVANQRKNFLHHKSKELATGFDVVAIEDLHMKEMSRAFRFGKSVADNGWRMFTTFLAYKLQEQGKQLVKIDKWFPSTKMCSNCGNKKEMPLCERTYACLCGLTIGRDYNAAINIKKEAIRLLVLA; this is encoded by the coding sequence ATGGCAAAGCAGAATAAGGCGTACAAGTTTCGTCTGTATCCAACAGAAGAACAAGCACATCTCATACGAAAAACATTCGGGTGTGTACGTTTTGTGTATAACAAAATGCTGGCTGAACGAAAAGAAGTATATGAAAAATATAAAGGGAACAAGGAAGAACTGAAGAAACAAAAATTCCCTACTCCTGCAAAATATAAGACAGAGTATGAATGGTTGAAAGAAGTTGATTCATTGGCATTGGCCAACGCGCAATTAAACTTGCAAACTGCGTATAAGAATTTTTTTAGTGGTCAAAGTGATTTTCCTACATTCAAAAGTAAAAAGAGTAGAAAATCCTATACAACGAATCGAGTAAACGGAAATATTATGTTATTTCATGGTTATATCAAATTATCAAAGTTGAAAATGGTGAAACTGAAGCAACATAGAAAAATCCCGCCAAAACATATCATCAAATCGTGTACGATTTCGATGACACCTACTGGTAAATACTATGTGTCCATCTTGACTGAATATGAAAAAGAGATTGTACAAAAAGAAGTACAAACTGTAGTTGGATTAGACTTCGCAATGGCTGAATTGTATGTGAGTAGCGAAGATGAGAAAGCCAATTATCCTCGCTTTTATCGTCAGATGTTAGAGAAATTAGCGAAGGCACAACGAGTATTAGCAAGACGTGTGAAAGGTTCAGAACGTTGGAATAAACAACGCATTCGTGTAGCGAAATTGCATGAAAAGGTCGCCAATCAACGTAAAAACTTTCTTCATCATAAGTCTAAAGAATTAGCTACGGGTTTTGACGTTGTAGCAATCGAAGACTTACATATGAAAGAAATGTCACGAGCATTTAGATTTGGTAAGAGTGTAGCGGACAACGGTTGGAGGATGTTCACGACATTTTTAGCATATAAGCTACAAGAACAAGGAAAACAGCTTGTAAAAATAGATAAATGGTTTCCTTCTACAAAGATGTGTAGTAATTGTGGAAATAAAAAAGAAATGCCATTATGTGAACGCACGTATGCGTGTTTGTGTGGACTCACAATTGGCCGTGATTATAATGCAGCGATTAATATCAAAAAGGAAGCCATCCGCTTATTAGTGTTGGCATAA
- the hitR gene encoding envelope stress response regulator transcription factor HitR, whose amino-acid sequence MIPNILIVDDDPHIRELVSVFLEREGFQTYEAIDGLDALQKIDEVKVDMVILDIMMPNMDGFDVCFELRKYYDIPILMLTAKGETSQKVKGFHLGTDDYLVKPFDPIELVVRVKALLKRYQITVSQSIQVGNVLLNRKTFEVSVGEQTVTLPLKEFELLFTLGSKAGRTCSREQLIEDVWGYDFEGNERTLDVHINRLREKFQEEKSKFSIKTIRGLGYRLEVSK is encoded by the coding sequence TTGATACCTAACATTTTAATAGTGGATGATGATCCGCATATTAGAGAACTTGTTTCTGTATTTTTAGAACGAGAAGGTTTTCAAACATATGAGGCAATTGATGGACTAGATGCACTTCAGAAAATAGATGAAGTAAAAGTTGATATGGTTATTCTTGATATCATGATGCCGAATATGGATGGATTTGATGTATGTTTTGAATTAAGGAAGTACTATGATATTCCGATTTTGATGCTAACTGCGAAAGGGGAAACATCTCAAAAAGTAAAAGGATTTCATCTTGGCACGGATGATTATCTTGTAAAACCATTTGATCCGATAGAACTAGTAGTGAGGGTTAAGGCACTACTGAAACGTTACCAAATTACAGTATCGCAATCGATTCAAGTTGGAAATGTACTGTTAAATCGTAAAACATTTGAAGTTTCAGTTGGAGAACAAACAGTTACATTACCGCTAAAAGAATTCGAATTGCTCTTTACTCTAGGTTCTAAAGCAGGAAGAACTTGTTCGAGAGAGCAATTAATTGAAGATGTATGGGGATATGATTTTGAAGGGAATGAACGTACACTAGACGTTCATATTAATCGGCTACGTGAGAAGTTTCAAGAAGAGAAGTCGAAGTTCAGTATTAAAACGATAAGAGGCTTAGGGTATCGCTTAGAGGTAAGTAAATGA
- the hitS gene encoding envelope stress sensor histidine kinase HitS, translated as MRKRKRMSKLKMLKVTGAIIALFSFLTIIWSIAFYVATSILNALEIHVSPFVAFLISDMVGFVFIVLIWTLFGILMRPKRQAMIWTIIEPIQKIAKGDFSVKIRNEEKYDGEIGVLVKSINDMTDELNAMEKMRQEFVSNVSHEIQSPLTSIKGFARALQDNNISEEKRTHYLTIIETETTRLSKLSQNLLKLTLLESEEYTPEKATYRLDQQLKQIVLNSEPLWAEKEIELELNLEKVLITADQESMSQVWINLIHNSIKFTSSGGTITIQLQEHEKVVEVRIRDSGMGISEKQKQHIFERFYKVDSSRNRAYGGSGLGLAIVKKVLDLHRGEIKVESEEGNGTEFIVCIPKYEER; from the coding sequence ATGAGAAAAAGAAAACGAATGAGTAAGTTGAAGATGTTGAAAGTAACGGGAGCGATAATAGCGCTCTTTTCTTTTCTCACTATAATTTGGTCTATCGCATTTTATGTAGCAACTAGTATATTGAATGCTCTTGAAATACATGTATCGCCGTTTGTTGCCTTTTTAATTAGTGATATGGTCGGTTTTGTGTTTATTGTTCTTATTTGGACATTGTTTGGGATATTAATGAGGCCAAAACGACAGGCGATGATTTGGACTATTATTGAACCGATACAAAAAATTGCAAAAGGAGACTTCTCTGTAAAAATACGAAATGAAGAAAAGTATGATGGAGAAATTGGTGTACTCGTAAAAAGTATAAATGATATGACAGATGAACTAAATGCGATGGAGAAAATGCGTCAAGAATTTGTATCGAATGTTTCACATGAAATACAGTCACCATTAACATCTATAAAAGGTTTTGCTAGAGCATTACAAGATAACAATATTTCCGAGGAAAAAAGAACGCATTATCTTACCATTATTGAAACAGAAACGACGAGATTATCCAAACTAAGTCAAAATTTACTGAAACTAACTCTTTTAGAATCGGAAGAGTATACACCAGAAAAAGCGACTTATCGATTAGATCAACAGTTAAAGCAAATAGTATTAAATAGTGAACCGCTCTGGGCTGAAAAAGAAATTGAGCTAGAACTTAATTTAGAGAAAGTACTCATTACCGCTGACCAAGAAAGTATGAGTCAAGTTTGGATTAATTTAATTCATAATAGTATTAAATTTACTTCAAGTGGTGGCACAATTACAATCCAGTTACAAGAACATGAGAAAGTAGTGGAAGTACGTATTCGCGATTCGGGAATGGGTATATCTGAAAAACAGAAACAACATATTTTTGAACGTTTTTATAAAGTGGATTCTTCACGAAATCGTGCTTACGGAGGAAGTGGCTTAGGTTTGGCTATTGTAAAAAAGGTACTGGACCTTCATCGAGGAGAAATAAAAGTCGAGAGTGAGGAAGGGAATGGGACGGAATTTATTGTTTGTATTCCTAAATATGAAGAGAGATAG
- a CDS encoding DUF3139 domain-containing protein produces MKRKKWFLSLTVFGLCIIFLAMYFIFGNPLHYKVIEKDTNDYLHTIKGYSQKEIQSITGKYTPLYTIGYYAEVVYKDEPYFTYSYTYDNNKKIIQDNGILGRHTESFENLNLNWSFFDQLVDGIHTNLQERGLSEKKDYSIRYVQFINIDDDKNGAEAYVDFKKDKQSHSSYRMNNEGKAYQYSCSNGDCVFKEK; encoded by the coding sequence ATGAAAAGAAAAAAATGGTTCTTGTCACTAACTGTATTCGGACTATGTATCATATTTTTGGCTATGTACTTTATATTTGGTAATCCACTACATTATAAAGTAATAGAAAAAGATACTAACGACTATCTCCATACTATAAAAGGATATAGTCAAAAAGAAATACAAAGTATAACCGGAAAATATACTCCCCTTTATACTATCGGCTATTATGCAGAAGTCGTATATAAAGACGAACCTTATTTTACATACTCTTATACATACGATAATAATAAAAAAATAATACAAGACAACGGCATTTTAGGAAGACATACTGAGTCATTTGAAAATCTTAATTTGAACTGGTCATTCTTTGACCAGTTAGTAGACGGAATTCATACAAACCTACAAGAAAGAGGTTTAAGCGAAAAGAAAGATTATTCTATACGCTATGTTCAATTCATCAATATCGATGATGATAAAAACGGTGCAGAAGCATACGTTGACTTTAAGAAAGATAAACAATCACATTCTTCATACCGTATGAATAACGAAGGAAAAGCCTATCAATATAGTTGCAGTAACGGGGATTGTGTGTTTAAAGAGAAATAG
- a CDS encoding 3-ketoacyl-ACP reductase: MAELLQGKNALITGAGRGIGRAVAIALAKEGVNVGLLARSEENLKAVAKEVEAEGVKAVIATADVSSYEEVTSAIEALKNGLGSIDILINNAGISKFGKFLELDVADWEKIIQVNLMGVYYATRAALPSMIEQQSGDIINISSTAGQKGAPVTSAYSASKFGVLGLTESLAMEVRKHNIRVTALTPSTVATDMAVDLGLTDGNPDKVMQAEDIAEFIVAQLKLNKRTFIKSAGLWSTNP, encoded by the coding sequence TTGGCAGAATTATTACAAGGAAAAAATGCTTTAATTACAGGAGCAGGTAGAGGAATTGGTCGCGCTGTAGCGATTGCATTAGCGAAAGAGGGCGTAAATGTAGGTCTTTTAGCTCGTTCAGAAGAAAACTTAAAAGCTGTTGCGAAAGAAGTAGAAGCAGAAGGCGTAAAAGCTGTTATTGCGACTGCTGATGTTTCTTCATACGAAGAAGTGACTAGTGCGATTGAGGCGTTAAAAAACGGTTTAGGATCTATCGATATTTTAATTAATAACGCTGGTATTTCTAAATTCGGTAAGTTTTTAGAACTAGACGTTGCTGATTGGGAAAAAATCATTCAAGTAAACTTAATGGGTGTATACTATGCAACTCGTGCAGCTTTACCAAGTATGATTGAACAACAATCTGGTGATATCATTAACATTTCATCTACAGCAGGACAAAAAGGTGCACCTGTAACAAGTGCATATAGTGCTTCTAAATTTGGTGTTCTTGGCTTAACAGAATCGTTAGCGATGGAAGTTCGTAAACATAACATTCGTGTGACAGCTTTAACACCAAGTACAGTAGCAACGGATATGGCTGTAGATTTAGGATTAACTGATGGAAACCCAGATAAAGTAATGCAAGCAGAAGATATTGCAGAGTTTATCGTAGCGCAGCTGAAATTAAATAAACGTACATTTATTAAATCAGCGGGACTTTGGTCTACTAATCCGTAA